A genome region from Apus apus isolate bApuApu2 chromosome 2, bApuApu2.pri.cur, whole genome shotgun sequence includes the following:
- the LOC127380837 gene encoding sphingomyelin phosphodiesterase 5-like, which yields MAPVDSAVPLWQRVGRTAGLSGSVGQPRQAGVRQESRGVRQHRVQVMGRAGAGGLRCPAEEPVPGPRGGRGARRCREPVGPGRPVLALPRLSRVPRGQPAGLRERGTAASDRPSPRAGHTRQEQGDVVVPLTPQPNPPEPPDPLSMLRESPFPSQVLVALDYLAQGLLAPSFWAVNSLLDLQQTTEERRQQRMRCSHCCSCARRALAGLVYVAVLLLMLPLTVPGLLLWLPVQAARRPFAYQHTVGPAPAEPWDLRQRRTFTILSANVCLLPSGLAKFSNLGRTSQRAAYLARHLAPASPEPAGTRAGLVQPWHSQANCYGGTHSSWASSATVEVPVEAAELVPEPLVLSEHFPADADVICLQEVFDASAAAILCQRLGGSFPHIIHGVGGQGLQEGCLKLLNSGLLLASRYQPLAAQYHGFPNGAREDALAAKGLLTVQVLLGLVRGRRVVGYISCTHLQAPAADGAIRDAQLTLVLQWLGQFRREQEQPGDVVAFDVFCGDLNFDNCSRGDKLNQRHQLFEEYWDPCRQGPGQDVPWAIGTLLNYKKIYEEPVSTPEKMKRTLSQPAGRQQFLAGPILSNGDPDPAATSAWQGRRVDYILYRPPPTAALLRTEVAGFSVITQLATRSDHLPVSLRLHVAPTPS from the exons ATGGCCCCAGTGGACAGCGCTGTCCCCCTCTGGCAACGGGTGGGCAGGACAGCCGGGCTGTCTGGCAGCGTGGGGCAGCCGAGACAGGCAGGAGTCAGGCAGGAGTCACGCGGGGTCAGGCAGCACCGCGTCCAGGTGatggggcgggcgggggcggggggtcTGAGGTGTCCAGCCGAGGAGCCAGTTCCCGGCccgcggggcggccgcggggcacGGAGGTGCCGGGAACCCGTCGGGCCGGGCCGGCCGGTCCTGGCGTTACCACGGCTCAGTCGTGTGCCACGCGGGCAGCCGGCAGGACTCCGGGAACGGGGGACAGCAGCCTCTGACCGCCCCAGCCCACGGGCAG GTCAcaccaggcaggagcagggggatgTTGTGGTGCCTCTCACcccccagcccaaccccccaGAACCCCCAGATCCCCTGTCCATGCTGCGGGAGTCTCCCTTCCCCAGTCAGGTGCTGGTGGCCCTGGACTATTTGGCTCAGGGGCTGCTGGCCCCCAGCTTCTGGGCTGTGAACAGCCTCCTGGACCTGCAGCAGACGACGGAggagcggcggcagcagcggaTGCGGTGCAGCCATTGCTGCAGTTGTGCCCGTCGAGCACTGGCTGGGCTGGTGTACGTTGcggtgctgctgctgatgctgcCGCTGACCGtgccggggctgctgctctggctgcccgTGCAGGCGGCACGGCGGCCCTTCGCCTACCAGCACACGGTGGGCCCGGCGCCGGCTGAGCCGTGGGACCTGCGGCAGCGCCGCACCTTCACCATCCTCAGCGCCAACGTGTGCCTGCTGCCCAGCGGCCTGGCCAAGTTCAGCAACCTGGGCCGGACGAGCCAGCGTGCCGCCTACCTGGCCCGGCACCTCGCCCCGGCCTCGCCGGAGCCCGCCGGCACACGGGCTGGCCTGGTGCAGCCATGGCATAGCCAGGCCAACTGCTATGGTGGGACACACAGCTCGTGGGCCAGCAGTGCCACCGTGGAGGTGCCGGtggaggcagctgagctggtgCCGGAGCCACTGGTGTTGTCTGAGCATTTCCCAGCAGATGCTGACGTCATCTGCCTGCAGGAGGTCTTTGATGCCAGCGCTGCTGCCATCCTGTGCCAGCGGCTGGGGGGCTCCTTCCCACACATCATCCATGGAGTGGggggccaggggctgcaggagggctgcCTGAAGCTCTTAAACAGCGGGCTACTGCTGGCCAGCCGGTACCAGCCACTGGCCGCCCAGTACCATGGTTTCCCCAACGGCGCCAGGGAGGATGCCCTGGCTGCCAAGGGGCTGCTGACTGTCCAG gtgctgctgggcttggTGCGGGGTCGGCGGGTCGTGGGCTACATCAGCTGCACCCATCTGCAGGCACCCGCAG cCGATGGTGCCATCCGGGATGCGCAGCTGACGCTGGTGCTGCAGTGGCTGGGCCAGTTTCGGCGAGAGCAAGAGCAACCGGGGGACGTGGTGGCCTTTGATGTCTTCTGCGGGGACCTCAACTTTGACAACTGCTCCCGAG GTGACAAGCTCAACCAGCGGCACCAGCTCTTCGAGGAGTACTGGGACCCGTGCCGCCAGGGGCCGGGGCAGGACGTCCCCTGGGCCATAG GGACCCTCCTCAACTACAAGAAGATCTATGAGGAGCCTGTGTCCACCCCAGAGAAGATGAAGAG GACACTCTCGCAGCCAGCAGGACGGCAACAGTTCCTGGCGGGCCCGATCCTCTCCAATGGTGACCCTGACCCGGCGGCCACCAGTGCGTGGCAGGGCCGGCGTGTGGATTACATCCTATACCGGCCACCTCCCACGGCTGCGCTGCTGCGGACC GAGGTGGCTGGGTTCTCTGTCATCACCCAGCTGGCCACCCGCTCTGATCACCTGCCCGTGTCCCTGCGCCTCCATGTGGCCCCCACGCCATCCTGA